A part of Leptospira congkakensis genomic DNA contains:
- the rpmC gene encoding 50S ribosomal protein L29 gives MKDDFKSLSPEDLKKEILSSSEEVRKARFQFGVTRSLENPKLIRNHKKRIAQALTVLREKELTAQGKLKQIAPKAGSAPKAAKTSKGKKK, from the coding sequence ATGAAAGACGATTTCAAATCACTATCTCCAGAAGATTTGAAGAAAGAAATTCTTTCCTCTTCCGAAGAAGTAAGAAAAGCAAGATTCCAGTTTGGTGTCACAAGATCTCTTGAGAACCCAAAACTAATCCGCAATCATAAGAAGAGAATTGCTCAAGCGTTAACCGTCCTTCGCGAGAAGGAATTAACCGCACAGGGCAAACTCAAACAAATCGCACCAAAGGCTGGTTCAGCTCCTAAAGCTGCCAAAACTAGCAAAGGTAAGAAGAAGTAG
- the rpsQ gene encoding 30S ribosomal protein S17, with protein sequence MEDKNSKKSLTIQGVVVSDAMDKTVVIEIITRKVHPRFKKIMTRTSRVKIHDEKNECQVGDRVIAVETRPLSKQKHHKLVKVIEKAKLV encoded by the coding sequence ATGGAAGATAAAAACTCTAAAAAGTCTTTAACCATTCAGGGTGTAGTTGTGAGCGATGCTATGGATAAAACTGTAGTGATCGAAATCATCACTAGAAAAGTGCACCCACGGTTTAAGAAGATTATGACCAGAACTTCCCGCGTGAAAATTCACGATGAGAAGAACGAGTGTCAAGTTGGTGATCGAGTCATCGCTGTGGAAACAAGACCACTTTCTAAACAGAAACACCATAAACTTGTAAAGGTAATTGAGAAGGCGAAATTAGTATGA
- the rplN gene encoding 50S ribosomal protein L14, giving the protein MIQQETILQVADNSGVKKVMCVKVLGGSKKRYATLGDEIIVAVKEAQPAYGLRDGQGKKVHNKAVQRAVVVRTKKEVRRPDGTYIRFDDNAVAIIDDKGNPKGTRIFGPVARELRDKKYMKIISLAPEVL; this is encoded by the coding sequence ATGATCCAACAAGAAACTATTTTACAAGTAGCCGATAACTCGGGTGTGAAAAAAGTCATGTGCGTTAAAGTGCTTGGCGGTTCCAAAAAACGCTACGCTACGCTTGGTGACGAAATCATCGTCGCTGTTAAGGAAGCACAACCTGCCTACGGTCTTCGTGACGGGCAAGGTAAAAAAGTGCATAACAAAGCAGTTCAAAGAGCCGTTGTTGTGAGAACGAAAAAAGAAGTTCGTCGTCCTGATGGAACTTACATTCGTTTCGATGACAATGCCGTTGCCATCATTGATGACAAAGGGAATCCAAAAGGAACCAGGATCTTCGGACCTGTTGCTCGTGAACTTCGCGATAAAAAATACATGAAAATTATATCTCTCGCTCCGGAGGTTCTCTAG
- the rplX gene encoding 50S ribosomal protein L24, which produces MAAKLAYRGSEPTKFKKTKIKKDDEVLVISGKEKGKKGKVLAIDKRKDRVYIEGVNKRKRFVRPTQENPQGGAIEIEFPIHISNVMFHDAKAENKAKPKKKIKAVRLGFAKKDGKSVRVTRPEGKEV; this is translated from the coding sequence ATGGCAGCTAAATTAGCATATAGAGGCTCCGAGCCCACTAAATTCAAAAAAACGAAAATCAAAAAGGACGATGAAGTTCTTGTGATTTCCGGAAAAGAAAAAGGAAAAAAAGGGAAAGTTCTAGCAATCGACAAACGCAAAGATCGCGTTTATATCGAAGGTGTGAATAAGAGAAAAAGATTTGTGCGCCCAACCCAAGAGAACCCTCAAGGTGGAGCGATCGAAATCGAATTCCCAATCCATATTTCCAATGTGATGTTTCACGACGCAAAAGCAGAGAACAAAGCGAAGCCAAAGAAGAAAATTAAGGCTGTACGCTTGGGCTTTGCCAAGAAGGATGGTAAATCCGTACGAGTGACTCGACCTGAAGGGAAAGAAGTATAG
- the rplE gene encoding 50S ribosomal protein L5 has protein sequence MVPRLKSKYEKEIRPTLQKSLGFQSVMRVPKLEKIVINVGMGEAHTNPKAMEACLVEIGQITGQRPVKTFAKKSIAGFKVREGMVLGCKVTLRGHHMYEFLDRFINVALPRVRDFRGVNPKGFDGRGNYNLSVKEQIIFPEIHFDKINTIYGINITFVTNTEVDKEAFELFQAFGMPYRAAGK, from the coding sequence ATGGTACCTAGGCTTAAATCAAAATACGAGAAGGAAATTCGTCCTACACTCCAAAAGTCACTCGGCTTTCAAAGTGTGATGCGAGTTCCCAAACTAGAAAAAATCGTGATCAACGTTGGTATGGGCGAAGCTCACACGAACCCAAAAGCGATGGAAGCTTGTTTGGTAGAAATTGGCCAAATCACAGGCCAAAGACCGGTGAAAACATTCGCTAAGAAGTCCATTGCGGGTTTCAAAGTGAGAGAGGGAATGGTGCTTGGTTGCAAAGTTACCCTTCGTGGTCATCATATGTATGAGTTCCTTGACAGATTCATTAACGTGGCTCTTCCACGGGTTCGTGACTTTCGCGGAGTTAATCCAAAAGGTTTCGACGGTCGAGGAAATTATAACCTGTCCGTAAAAGAACAGATCATCTTCCCAGAGATTCATTTTGATAAAATCAATACTATCTACGGGATCAATATCACTTTCGTAACGAACACGGAAGTGGACAAAGAAGCGTTCGAATTATTCCAAGCCTTCGGTATGCCTTACCGAGCGGCAGGTAAGTAG
- a CDS encoding type Z 30S ribosomal protein S14: MAKKSMMERHAKEQKFKVREYNRCPLCGRSRAYLRRFDMCRLCFRDLASKAQIPGVKKSSW; the protein is encoded by the coding sequence ATGGCGAAAAAATCAATGATGGAACGCCACGCCAAAGAGCAAAAATTCAAAGTGAGAGAGTACAATCGTTGCCCTCTTTGTGGTCGATCACGCGCTTATTTGCGCCGCTTTGATATGTGTCGTCTTTGCTTCCGGGACCTTGCTAGCAAGGCTCAGATCCCCGGTGTGAAAAAGTCCTCCTGGTAA
- the rpsH gene encoding 30S ribosomal protein S8, producing the protein MSLSDPIADMLTRIRNAQQAKHELCVIPGSKIKKSILDLLKEEGFVDDVQTVKNGSFDDFQVKLKYDTEKKPVIRMIERVSTPGRRVYIQSGEIRPFRNNIGTLILSTSKGVMTGKRARKLRVGGEVLCKVF; encoded by the coding sequence ATGAGTCTTTCAGATCCAATAGCAGATATGCTAACAAGAATCAGAAACGCACAACAAGCGAAACATGAGCTTTGTGTGATTCCTGGTAGCAAAATCAAAAAGTCCATCCTAGATCTTCTTAAAGAAGAAGGTTTTGTAGATGATGTTCAAACAGTAAAAAACGGAAGTTTTGATGACTTCCAAGTGAAATTAAAATACGACACGGAAAAGAAACCGGTAATTCGTATGATCGAGAGAGTATCCACTCCAGGTCGTCGCGTTTATATCCAATCTGGTGAAATCCGACCGTTCCGAAATAACATCGGAACACTCATCCTTTCTACTTCGAAAGGTGTGATGACTGGTAAACGTGCTCGTAAACTCAGAGTAGGAGGGGAAGTTCTCTGTAAGGTATTCTAG